The Diprion similis isolate iyDipSimi1 chromosome 11, iyDipSimi1.1, whole genome shotgun sequence genome includes a region encoding these proteins:
- the LOC124412539 gene encoding lipase 3-like has protein sequence MKLQLILVVALVGSAIADDDAEKVWTEDEVEALMATATSDVNATVPELIAQNGYTAEIHYVTTEDGYILQMHRIPATPTSPASDDKPVVFLMHGTVCSSADFVIMGPGKGFAYILADAGYDVWLGNARGNKYSRNHTTLTNFTGPDFWYFDWHEIGYYDQPAMIDYALEVTGQEKVIFIGHSQGTTTFYVMASLRPEYNDKIKVMFSLAPVAYMTNLKSPVLQFAAKFESYLTDLFELIGEYEFFPNGDFVTEIGSTYCDDDALTQYLCSNALFLLVGFDKANLNITMLPTIFGHTPAGASTRQIVHYAQEVRSGKFGYYDQDMISNLYKYGSIEAPNYNLSAITAPVHVIYGANDYMSAVEDVEKHYTELGNPIEMYRVPDENWNHVDYLWGITAKELVYDHVISTIEANYSD, from the exons ATGAAGTTACAGCTCATTCTGGTCGTGGCTTTAGTCGGTTCTGCAATTGCGGACGACGATGCCGAGAAAGTGTGGACTGAAGATGAAGTGGAGGCTCTTATGGCCACTGCGACTAGCGACGTGAATGCAACTGTC CCCGAATTGATTGCCCAAAACGGGTACACGGCCGAGATCCACTACGTGACGACCGAGGATGGCTACATTCTGCAAATGCACCGTATCCCTGCAACTCCTACGAGCCCCGCATCCGATGACAAACCTGTCGTATTCCTCATGCACGGAACGGTGTGTAGTTCCGCTGACTTCGTGATCATGGGACCTGGAAAAGGTTTCG CTTACATCTTAGCCGATGCCGGATACGACGTGTGGTTGGGTAATGCGAGAGGAAATAAATACTCCAGAAATCACACTACCTTGACAAATTTTACTGGCCCAGACTTCTGGTACTTTGACTGGCATGAAATTGGTTATTACGATCAGCCCGCCATGATAGATTACGCTCTTGAAGTGACGGGTCAGGAAAAAGTGATATTCATAGGTCACAGTCAAGGCACAACAACGTTCTACGTCATGGCCTCTTTGCGGCCCGAATATAATGACAAGATTAAAGTCATGTTTTCTCTGGCACCCGTTGCTTATATGACAAATTTGAAGAGTCCGGTGTTGCAATTTGCCGCCAAATTCGAGAGTTATTTGACG gATCTCTTTGAGCTCATCGGTGAGTACGAGTTCTTTCCAAACGGCGATTTCGTTACTGAAATTGGATCTACTTACTGCGACGACGATGCTCTAACGCAATACCTTTGCAGTAACGCCCTATTCTTATTGGtcgggttcgacaaagctaaCTTGAACATT ACCATGCTGCCAACTATCTTTGGACATACCCCAGCTGGAGCCTCAACTCGCCAAATCGTTCACTATGCTCAAGAAGTTCGATCTGGCAAGTTTGGGTATTACGACCAGGATATGATATCGAATTTGTACAAGTACGGGTCTATCGAAGCACCGAACTACAATCTCAGTGCGATTACTGCTCCTGTTCACGTGATCTACGGTGCCAATGACTATATGTCTGCTGTAGAA GATGTTGAGAAGCACTACACTGAGCTTGGGAACCCAATAGAGATGTACCGAGTGCCTGATGAGAATTGGAATCACGTTGATTACCTCTGGGGTATCACTGCTAAGGAACTTGTTTACGATCACGTCATTTCTACGATAGAAGCAAATTACAGTGACTAA
- the LOC124412530 gene encoding lipase 3-like yields MKLLLILVVASVGFAIADDDAEEKVWTEDEVEALKASVTSDVYATVPELIAQNGYTAEIHYVTTEDGYILQMHRIPATPTSPASDDKPVVLLMHALLGSAADWVIMGPEKGFAYILADAGYDVWLGNARGTKYSRNHTTLTDFTGPDFWYFDWHEIGYYDQPAMIDYALEVTGQEKVIFIGHSQGTTTFYVMASLRPEYNDKIKVMFSLAPIAYVSHCKSVLLQFVDQFEYGLSHLLKLIGAYEFLPNGSFLTKIGSVYCNEDALTRYLCSNVLFLITGFDISNLNQTMLSAIFGHTPAGASTRQILHYAQLIRSGKFGYYDQDWISNLFNYGSIEAPDYNLTAVTAPVHVFYSTNDYFSAVEDVEKHYTELGNPIEMYRVPYKKWNHVDYLWGITAKEFVYDPVISRIKANYSD; encoded by the exons ATGAAGTTACTGCTCATTCTGGTCGTGGCTTCTGTCGGCTTTGCAATTGCGGACGACGATGCCGAGGAGAAGGTGTGGACTGAAGATGAAGTGGAGGCTCTTAAGGCCAGTGTGACTAGTGACGTGTATGCAACTGTC CCCGAATTGATTGCCCAAAACGGGTACACGGCCGAGATCCACTACGTGACGACCGAGGATGGCTACATTCTGCAAATGCACCGTATCCCTGCAACTCCTACGAGCCCCGCATCCGATGACAAACCTGTCGTGTTACTCATGCACGCATTGCTGGGTAGTGCTGCTGATTGGGTGATCATGGGACCTGAAAAAGGTTTCG CTTACATCTTAGCCGATGCCGGATACGACGTGTGGTTGGGCAATGCGAGAGGAACTAAATACTCCAGAAATCACACTACCTTGACAGACTTTACTGGCCCAGACTTCTGGTACTTTGACTGGCATGAAATTGGTTATTACGATCAGCCCGCCATGATAGATTACGCTCTTGAAGTGACGGGTCAGGAGAAAGTGATATTCATAGGTCACAGTCAAGGCACAACAACGTTCTACGTCATGGCCTCTTTGCGGCCCGAATACAATGACAAGATTAAAGTCATGTTCTCTCTAGCACCTATTGCTTATGTGTCACATTGCAAAAGTGTGTTGTTGCAATTTGTTGACCAATTCGAATATGGATTGTCG CATCTCCTCAAACTCATCGGTGCGTACGAGTTCTTACCAAACGGCAGTTTCCTTACGAAAATTGGGTCAGTTTACTGCAACGAAGACGCTCTAACGCGATACCTTTGCAGTAACGTCCTATTCTTGATTACCGGGTTCGACATAAGTAACTTGAACCAA ACCATGCTGTCAGCTATCTTTGGACACACCCCAGCTGGAGCCTCAACTCGCCAAATTCTTCACTACGCTCAACTTATTCGATCTGGCAAGTTTGGGTATTACGACCAGGATTGGATATCGAATTTGTTCAACTACGGGTCCATCGAGGCACCGGACTACAATCTCACCGCGGTGACTGCTCCTGTTCACGTGTTCTACAGTACCAATGactatttttctgctgtagaA GATGTTGAGAAGCACTACACTGAGCTTGGAAACCCAATTGAGATGTACCGAGTGCCTTATAAGAAGTGGAATCACGTTGATTACCTCTGGGGTATCACTGCCAAGGAATTCGTTTATGATCCTGTCATTTCTAGGATAAAAGCAAACTACAGTGACTAA